ACCCGGGACAGCTCCCGCTGAATCGGCGCGAATGCACCATATGCGGTGAGCACGACGACCGCATCGGTTCCCGCCGCGTGTGCAGTCGCGAGGACGGGTTCGACGGGAGCGTACGTGTTGAACAGACCCACCTCGTGGTCCACGGTGACCCGTAGACCACGTCGACGCGCTGCGATCTTGAAGGCCGCACCGAACTCCTCGCCGATCAGGCCGGTCTCGCGGAACACCGCAACCGACTGGCACCCCTCGCGGGCCAGCCACCCCGCGAGCAGGTGAACCTCGTCCTGATAGTTGCCGTTCTGCAACGCGTAGCAGTACGGTCCCGCCCAATCCGCGGTCGCGCAGAACGATATGGTGGGTACGCCAGTGGCGTTCACCTCATCGCGCAGTGCGAGATTGGCTTCGGTGACCACCGGACCGAGGACCGCGATGCAGTCCTCGTCGTGGACGAGCTCACGCCATGCCCGGATCACCGCTTCGCTGGTGCCGCGCATCGGCCCGTTGACCTCGCGCACGATGAGATCGACCTCGCGATCCACGTCCCCGCATTCGACGGCCTCATCGATCGCGAGCCTGACGCCGTCCAGAAAATCCTGAAACACCTGGGTTCCGCCGGCGAACTCCATACAAACACCGATGCGATGCGGAACTCGGGGACGCTTGGCGCGGCCCTCGGCCTCCCGGTCCCGGATGTACGAACTCACTTGGTGATTCCGAACCTTTCCAGTCCGAAGCACTCGATCGCGTTGCCGCGCAAGAGCTGGTACGTCTCCTGTTCGTTGAGGCCGGCCTCCTGGGCGGTCTTCTCGGCCACTTCACGGGAGCGCGGGAACGTCGAGTCGCTGTGCGGGTAGTCGGTCTCGAACATGATCTGACTCATACCGATCACGTCGCGGCACTTCAGGCCGTGGACGTCGTCGAAGACACAGCCGTAGACGTGCCCCTTGATATAGCTGCTGGGTGGTTCCGGCAGGACTTCACGCAGCCGATTGCCGTAGAAGTGGCTCCGTTCCCACACCGAGTCCAGCCGCTCCATCATGAACGGCATCCATCCGACCTGGCCCTCGGAGAGGGCGATCTTCAACCCGGGCCGCCGCGCGAACACCCCGGACGTCAGCCAGTCGACGAACGCATGGACGGAGTTCTCCGCGGTGAGGGCCATACCCGCTTCGAGCGGGGCGTCGGGGGCGGTGATCGCCATCTGCGATGAGGACCCGATGTGCATGTTGATCACCGTCTGGGTTTCCTCGCACGCCTCCAGGAACGGATCCCAGTGCGACCCATGGACGCTCGGAAGACCCAGGGGTACCGGGTTTTCCGAGAACGCAACCGCGAACGATCCTTTTTCCGCGCAACGTCTGACCTCGGCCGCGGCCAGCTGTGGGTCCCACAGCGGTATCAGAGTCAACGGAACGAGGGTCCCTGCGCCGTCACCGGCGCACCATTCGTCGATCATCCAGTCGTTGTAGGCCTGTACGCACAGCAGGGCCAGCTCCTTGTCCTTGCGTTCCAGGAAGGTCTGCCCGCAGAACCGCGGAAAGCTTGGGAACGACAGCGATACATCCGTGTGGTTCGCCGCCAGATCTTCAAGGCGCGCCTTCTGCTGCCAGCACCCCGGCGCGATCTCGTCGTAGTTCACCGAACCGGCCGACAACTCATCGGTGTGGCCTACCTGCGCCATTCCACGCGGGATCGGCCACACCAGGTCCTCATACAGCCAGAGGTCGACGACCGGGAAGTCGGGTGACTCCTCGAACTTCAGTTGCCCGTCGCTGAACGTCATCCGGCCACGTTTGCGCACCACCCGCGGCCTGACGTCGCGGTACTTCCGGGGCAGCCGATCCTGCCACAGGTTCGGTGGTTCGATGACGTGGTCGTCGACCGAGATGATCTTGGGGATTTCCATCGCGAACCTCCAATGACCTCAATAGTTCTCAGACCGCACCCACGCCGATCTTCCAGCGGAACAGCTTTTCGGCATTGCCATGGGTGATCGCGGTGATCTCCTCCTCGGGAAGCTCACCCAGAAATTCGTGCACGAGCTTCTGACTGTGCGGCCAGGTGCTGTCACAGTGGGGGTAGTCGCACTCCCACAGGATCTTGTCGACGCCGATGTCGTAGCGGGACTTAAGGCCGATCGGCTCGTCGATCATGCAACCCCAGATGTTGCGTCGCCACACCTCGCTGGGCAGCAGATCGTCCATATGCTGATGCAGGCGGTGCTTTTTGAACTGGCGGTCCGCGCGCTCCAGTGCAGCAGCGATCCACCCGACGCCGCCTTCGGAGATGGCGAGCTTGATATTCGGGAACTTCCGCGGTATCGGCGACATGGCGAACGTCACCATGGCGGCCTGCGCATTGAGATTGCCCAGTGCGATCGGGATGATGAAATGCCCGTCCGGAGCGGGGTTGGTCAGCTCACCGCTCGAACCGATGTGCATGCACACCACCACCTCGGTCTCCTCGCAGGCGCGGAAGATCGGATCCCAGTAATCGCTGAAGAAGGACGGCAGCCCGAGCGACACGGGCCCCTCGGGGAAGGTCAACGCTCGCGCTCCGAGTTCGGCACAGCGCCGGATCTCGGCGGCCATGGCCTCGGGGTCCCACAGCTGGCCGATGATCATCGGAACGAACAGATCAGGGGCCGCCGCGCACCACTCCTCGAGAATGAAGTCGTTGTACGCACGCACCAGCAGCGAAGCCAGTTCCTTGTCGCTGAAGTTGTTGAGCACCCGCCCGCCGAAACCGGCCAGCGTCGGGAAGCACACCGACGCCAGAATGCCGTCGCTGCGCATGTCCTTCGCCCGCTCTACGGGGTCGTAGCAGCCCGGGATCATGTCCGAGAACCGGACCGGCTCGGTGTTCCACTCCTCCTGCGGTTTGCCGGCCACGGCGTTCAGGCCCATCTGCGGGATCTTGTTGCCCTCCCAGACCCAGTACTGACGCCCGTCCTCTTCTATGACGTGTGGGATCAGATCGCCGTACTTGCTGGGCACTCGGTCGATCCAGACGTTCGGGGGCTCGATGATGTGGTCATCGACGCTGAACAACCGGTATTTCGGGGAAGCCATGCTGCTCCTTGGTCGTGGGACGGACTGCTGTGGCTCGAATCGAGGAGCTTTATGTAGGTACCTACTTTCTCGCTATTCTGTGATCCAGGTCAAGTAGGAGGACCGCGTGAAAATCAACGTTTCACTCTTGCCGGCCGACCCCGCGCCCGGCCTGTCTTCACCGACCGTGGGCACACTCGTCGCGACCGAAGCCGGCGCCGCATGACCAGCTCGCCTGGACGACAGAACCGCCAACCCAGCAAACATCTGGCCCAGGCGATCGTCTCGCAACTGGTCGCCGATATCCGGGCATCGGGCTGGGTGGACGGCATGAACCTCGGCTCGGAGGCGGAGCTAATACAGCGCTTCGGGGTCGGGCGCAACGTGCTGCGGGAGGCGACGCGGATTCTCCAGCAGCAGGGAATCGCGCGGATGCAGATGGGACGCGGCGGTGGGCTGGTTGTGACCAGCCCGGAGGCCACATCAACCGCGCACGCGATCGAGATGTATCTCGCCAGCCGCAATGTCAGCAGTCAGCACGTTCTGGAAGCCAAACGCGAGGTGGAGTTGACCTGCGTGCGGCTGGCGGCGCGACGCACCAACGAGCTCTGGGCGAATCGGTTGCGCAAGGCGGTCGCCCTCGAGCGCGAAACGCCGAGTGAGAAGGTCCGCGAGATCGGCCCCAACAACGTGCACATCATCATCGCCGAGATGACCGGCAACCCCGCGCTGATCCTGTTCATCGAAGCGCTGATCCACCTCTCGGCTACCTACGTCGCGCAGGAAGCTGCGGAAATGCGCGCGCACAATACATATGCCGCACACGCCCGCATCGCGGAAGCCGTCGCCCGCGGCGACGAGGAGGCGGCGGTCCGGGAGATGGCAGCTCACCTCGATCAGGTCGCGGCCGAGATCCTCGGCACTGATCCGGACGTGAAATAGCCACCTGGGCGGAGAATTCGGGAGAGCCGACTAGCGGATCGAACCCCGGGCGCGCAGTTCGGCGATCTTCTCCTCGGAGTAGCCGTGTTCGCGCAGCACTTCATCGGTGTGCGCGCCGAGTTCGGGCGCGATCCGGTGCGGAGCGACCGCCGCACCGCTGACCCGCACCAGCATCGCCGCTTCCCGGACGTTCATACCGTCGGCATCGGTCACCTGCGCGACGCGGCCGATCGCATGGTTGACCGGGTCGCGGTGGAACGCCTGATTGTTGTTCTCGGTCTTCGGAATCATCGCCGCGACACCGGCCTCGCGGAACGCGTTCAGCCAGTGCTCGGAACTGTGCCGCAACAGCACATCGGCGATCGCGTCGGCAAGCTCGTAGCCGTTCTCAATGCGCGCGTCGTGGGTGGCGAACCGGGGATCGTCGAGGATCGAAATCCCTACCACACCCTCGAACCGCCGGATCTCCGCATCGGTCAGCGCCACCACGCAGATCCATCCGTCGCTGGTCTCGTAGAGCCGGTCGAGCGGGCCGACACCGGTCTGCATCGGGTCGAGCCGCAGTGCTCCCAGCACCGTGCCGTCGGGCCGGCGGACGATGTGCGCGGCGTGTGTCATGGTCGCGTTCAGTTGCGGGTTCTCGACGTACAGGCCGCGTCCGGCGCGGGCCCGGTACAGCAGGGCGGCAAGGATTCCCACCGCGCCGGTGAGTCCGTTGCCGGGATCCTCGTTGCCGACCGGCCACAGCGGGGGGTTGTACTGTCCCGCCACCTCGAAACCGATGCCCACATATCCGGACATCAACGGGGCGAACGACTGCCGCTGCGCGTCGGGGCCGGTGGAACCCCAGCCCGGGGCGTACAGATAGACCGCGTTCGGGTTCAGCGCACGCACCTGCTGGTAGCCGAGACCGACCCGCTCGGCCGCGCCCGGCCGCATGTTGTGCATCACGACATCGGCCCACCTGATCAGGCTGTCACGCGCGGGGTGCAGGTCGGGGTCCTTGAGATTCACCGAGATCGCTCGCTTACCCGCCGAGGCGGAGCGGAACGGCCGCTTGATGCCGCGCAACTGGTCGCCCAGAGTGGTCTCCAGCTTGATGACGTCGGCGCCGAGATCGGCGAGCAGCCGCGAGCTGTACGGCCCGGCGTAATACGCACCGGCGTCGAGGATGCGCAGCCCGGCGAGCAACGGTTCGTCATCGTCGCGTTCGTCGGCCGGGGCGCCGCCCGATGCGCCTGACGCCGCGGGGAGCTGCGCGTCGTGTTCGCCGACGCGCGGCGCCCCGACGGTCGGGCGACGGTCGAGTCCGTCGAATCGGATCGCCGGAGCCACCTGCTCGAGCGGTCCGAGCACCGGGTCGTCGATCGTGACCACCATGCCGTTGTGCCGCACCTGCGGCTCGTCGAAGATCTCGCCGGGCCGCAACTCCGGAATCGCCGCCACGTCGGCGTCGAGGAGCCGCTTCAACCACACCGCCCGCGGTTGGGTTTCGAAGATCGCCGGGACCTCCTCCATGACGATCTTCCGCTCCTCGTCGGTCAGCGGCAGCATCATGTCGGACCCGTCCTCGGCGACCTGCACCCGGTCGGCGAGTCCGAGTTCACGGATCAGTCGGCCGAACGCCCCCACCGCTCCGGTGTGCACACCGATGTACTCGTCGTCGGCGCACCGGAACGAGCGCGAGATCAGCCGGATGCGTCCCGGCGCCAGCGGGGGCGCGCTGTTCGCATCGTCGGCGTCACCCCACATCATCGCGAGATAGCTCAGCGCCCCGTCGACCAGCGAGGTCTGCACGTGGCGCCCGCGCCCGTCCCGCAACCGGCGGTACAGCGCGGCCAGCGACCCGATGACGGCGAGGTAGGCCGCACCGATGCTGGCGAACGGCAGGCCCTCGTAGATCGGCGGCGGACGCAACCCCACCTGTTCGGCGGTGACCCCCACGTACGCCTGAACGATCGCCTCGTGGCCGGGAACCTCCGCCAGGGCGCCGTCCTCGCCGAAGCCGGTGATCGACGCGTACACCAGTCGGGGAAACGCGCGGTGGATGCTGGACCAGCCGAGGTTCAGGCGTTCGGCGACACCGGGCCGCCAGCTGGTCAGCAACACGTCGGCGGTCGACAACAGATCGAACAGCCGGTCTCGGCCCGCCTCGGTCTTGAGGTCCAGCTGCACGGCCCGCTTGCCGCGGTTGAACACCGCGTACTCGGTCCTGAGCACGTCGCGCAGCGGATCGCCGCCGGGCGGCTCGACCCACCAGACGTCGGCTCCGTAGTCGGCGAGCATGCCCGTGGCACGCGGGCCGGCGAGCCCATGTGAACAGTCGACCACGGTGATCCCGTCCAGCGGACCCGTCACGCTGACCATCCCTTCGCTGTCGAATCGCCCGGCGTGTGGGGCCAAATCTAGGGACGCGGTATGCCACTGACCAGCCCCCGCAGTGAAAGCGGGCTTTGCGCCGAACCGTGCTGCCGAGGCGCCGCCGCCACCGCCGTCACGCAAACCGCGCTTTCGTCATCGCCGTTGCCTCGGGCCCGACGCGGAACCAATGATGGCGTTCGTCACAGCAAGCCCGTCGCGTCAGCCGGCGCCGCACGCCCGGCTCGCGTCTGTAGATCGGACGGTGAACGTGCACAGCACCTTG
The window above is part of the Mycolicibacterium hassiacum DSM 44199 genome. Proteins encoded here:
- a CDS encoding amidohydrolase family protein, yielding MTFSDGQLKFEESPDFPVVDLWLYEDLVWPIPRGMAQVGHTDELSAGSVNYDEIAPGCWQQKARLEDLAANHTDVSLSFPSFPRFCGQTFLERKDKELALLCVQAYNDWMIDEWCAGDGAGTLVPLTLIPLWDPQLAAAEVRRCAEKGSFAVAFSENPVPLGLPSVHGSHWDPFLEACEETQTVINMHIGSSSQMAITAPDAPLEAGMALTAENSVHAFVDWLTSGVFARRPGLKIALSEGQVGWMPFMMERLDSVWERSHFYGNRLREVLPEPPSSYIKGHVYGCVFDDVHGLKCRDVIGMSQIMFETDYPHSDSTFPRSREVAEKTAQEAGLNEQETYQLLRGNAIECFGLERFGITK
- a CDS encoding CaiB/BaiF CoA transferase family protein — translated: MVSVTGPLDGITVVDCSHGLAGPRATGMLADYGADVWWVEPPGGDPLRDVLRTEYAVFNRGKRAVQLDLKTEAGRDRLFDLLSTADVLLTSWRPGVAERLNLGWSSIHRAFPRLVYASITGFGEDGALAEVPGHEAIVQAYVGVTAEQVGLRPPPIYEGLPFASIGAAYLAVIGSLAALYRRLRDGRGRHVQTSLVDGALSYLAMMWGDADDANSAPPLAPGRIRLISRSFRCADDEYIGVHTGAVGAFGRLIRELGLADRVQVAEDGSDMMLPLTDEERKIVMEEVPAIFETQPRAVWLKRLLDADVAAIPELRPGEIFDEPQVRHNGMVVTIDDPVLGPLEQVAPAIRFDGLDRRPTVGAPRVGEHDAQLPAASGASGGAPADERDDDEPLLAGLRILDAGAYYAGPYSSRLLADLGADVIKLETTLGDQLRGIKRPFRSASAGKRAISVNLKDPDLHPARDSLIRWADVVMHNMRPGAAERVGLGYQQVRALNPNAVYLYAPGWGSTGPDAQRQSFAPLMSGYVGIGFEVAGQYNPPLWPVGNEDPGNGLTGAVGILAALLYRARAGRGLYVENPQLNATMTHAAHIVRRPDGTVLGALRLDPMQTGVGPLDRLYETSDGWICVVALTDAEIRRFEGVVGISILDDPRFATHDARIENGYELADAIADVLLRHSSEHWLNAFREAGVAAMIPKTENNNQAFHRDPVNHAIGRVAQVTDADGMNVREAAMLVRVSGAAVAPHRIAPELGAHTDEVLREHGYSEEKIAELRARGSIR
- a CDS encoding amidohydrolase family protein translates to MASPKYRLFSVDDHIIEPPNVWIDRVPSKYGDLIPHVIEEDGRQYWVWEGNKIPQMGLNAVAGKPQEEWNTEPVRFSDMIPGCYDPVERAKDMRSDGILASVCFPTLAGFGGRVLNNFSDKELASLLVRAYNDFILEEWCAAAPDLFVPMIIGQLWDPEAMAAEIRRCAELGARALTFPEGPVSLGLPSFFSDYWDPIFRACEETEVVVCMHIGSSGELTNPAPDGHFIIPIALGNLNAQAAMVTFAMSPIPRKFPNIKLAISEGGVGWIAAALERADRQFKKHRLHQHMDDLLPSEVWRRNIWGCMIDEPIGLKSRYDIGVDKILWECDYPHCDSTWPHSQKLVHEFLGELPEEEITAITHGNAEKLFRWKIGVGAV
- a CDS encoding FadR/GntR family transcriptional regulator, which translates into the protein MTSSPGRQNRQPSKHLAQAIVSQLVADIRASGWVDGMNLGSEAELIQRFGVGRNVLREATRILQQQGIARMQMGRGGGLVVTSPEATSTAHAIEMYLASRNVSSQHVLEAKREVELTCVRLAARRTNELWANRLRKAVALERETPSEKVREIGPNNVHIIIAEMTGNPALILFIEALIHLSATYVAQEAAEMRAHNTYAAHARIAEAVARGDEEAAVREMAAHLDQVAAEILGTDPDVK